A genome region from Geobacter pickeringii includes the following:
- a CDS encoding J domain-containing protein yields the protein MDDLKRCYELLGLAPGASAGEVRHRFRELVARCHPDRFAGDPGRQRQAEEQLRLVIEAHRRIISPPEGDGTPLTRGWGGAGGWSPPWPKFSSLPLAVGAAPNTLFLATLGICTVAAVGRFGVTLRGMGGVLELIIVPFLFSVVWNLTERRPGALRRAYLGFTVAAAVVAVVEGTLAPSAGDGGTAFGGSAAVESGGESGGMAAGGGGTFSGSPVAPEGGFPAPAAQRLPAAPLAPVVPAAPVAPALRPLRW from the coding sequence ATGGATGACCTGAAGCGCTGCTACGAACTGCTCGGTCTTGCGCCGGGGGCCTCGGCCGGCGAGGTGAGGCACCGGTTTCGCGAGCTGGTTGCCCGCTGCCATCCCGACCGGTTTGCCGGCGATCCGGGGCGGCAGCGGCAGGCGGAGGAGCAACTCCGCCTGGTGATAGAGGCCCATCGACGCATCATCTCCCCACCCGAGGGTGACGGGACTCCGCTGACGCGGGGGTGGGGAGGTGCCGGCGGGTGGAGTCCCCCCTGGCCGAAGTTTTCCTCCCTCCCTCTCGCTGTCGGCGCGGCGCCCAACACCCTCTTTCTGGCGACGCTCGGCATCTGCACGGTGGCGGCGGTCGGCAGGTTCGGCGTCACGCTGCGGGGGATGGGGGGAGTGCTGGAGCTCATCATCGTCCCGTTCCTCTTTTCGGTCGTCTGGAACCTGACGGAGCGCCGGCCCGGTGCGCTCAGGCGGGCCTACCTCGGCTTCACGGTCGCTGCCGCAGTAGTGGCGGTGGTGGAGGGGACGCTGGCACCGTCAGCGGGGGATGGCGGGACCGCCTTTGGTGGGTCGGCTGCGGTGGAGAGCGGGGGTGAGTCCGGCGGGATGGCCGCGGGGGGCGGCGGCACCTTTTCCGGCTCTCCCGTGGCTCCGGAGGGGGGATTCCCCGCGCCGGCGGCGCAGCGTCTCCCCGCCGCTCCACTGGCACCCGTTGTGCCGGCGGCGCCGGTGGCCCCCGCGCTCCGGCCGCTCCGGTGGTGA
- a CDS encoding GspE/PulE/PilB domain-containing protein has product MLIKAGLVTSAALDDALKSQVIFGGRLGTNLIEMGCLDEEELAQMLSRQLRVPYVDPQELMEVSPEVIALVPAEMAEKYRLVPLRLEGRRLSIAMADPSDLPAVDEIAFRTGYVIGPMVTPEIRLIAALEKYYGFKREIRYLPVSKELGGRRVCSYRVTPAEVAAAAPREVVDFSALPGSEADFFPWGEGEGEAARAEALEQCSVDAVSLELAEARDRDAVAAALVGWGASLFERTALCVVAGDMVKGWEAYARGERLEGFGALRIGLDEPSAFQTVVRDRGIFLGAVPETPANRRLFDALGGAPRGVLLVPMVMKRRVVTVLCAADDPERLGERLDQFQSIARKGIMAFEILILKNKILMT; this is encoded by the coding sequence ATGCTGATAAAGGCCGGACTGGTGACCTCCGCCGCCCTCGACGACGCCCTCAAGAGCCAGGTCATCTTTGGAGGGAGGCTCGGAACGAACCTCATCGAAATGGGGTGCCTCGACGAAGAGGAGCTGGCGCAGATGCTCAGCCGGCAGTTGCGGGTCCCCTACGTCGATCCCCAGGAGCTCATGGAGGTCTCCCCCGAGGTGATCGCGCTCGTTCCGGCGGAGATGGCGGAAAAGTACCGTCTCGTCCCCCTCCGTCTCGAAGGGCGCCGCCTGAGCATCGCCATGGCGGACCCGTCTGACCTCCCGGCCGTGGATGAGATCGCCTTCCGGACCGGTTACGTGATCGGGCCCATGGTGACGCCGGAGATCCGGCTCATTGCGGCGCTGGAGAAGTACTACGGCTTCAAGCGGGAGATCCGCTACCTGCCCGTCTCGAAAGAGCTGGGAGGAAGACGGGTCTGCTCCTACCGGGTCACCCCCGCCGAGGTGGCGGCGGCAGCCCCCCGCGAGGTGGTGGACTTCTCCGCGTTGCCAGGGAGCGAGGCCGATTTCTTCCCCTGGGGTGAAGGGGAGGGGGAGGCCGCGCGGGCCGAGGCGCTCGAACAGTGCAGCGTCGATGCCGTTTCCCTGGAGCTGGCAGAGGCCCGGGATCGGGACGCCGTGGCGGCGGCCCTCGTCGGCTGGGGTGCGAGCCTCTTCGAGCGGACGGCGCTCTGCGTGGTGGCGGGGGATATGGTGAAGGGGTGGGAGGCGTACGCCCGCGGTGAGCGGCTTGAGGGGTTCGGCGCGCTGCGGATCGGCCTCGACGAGCCGTCGGCATTCCAGACGGTGGTGCGCGACCGGGGGATCTTCCTCGGCGCCGTGCCGGAAACGCCCGCCAACAGGCGGTTGTTCGACGCCCTGGGGGGGGCGCCCCGGGGGGTGCTGCTCGTGCCGATGGTGATGAAGCGGCGCGTGGTGACCGTGCTCTGCGCCGCCGACGACCCTGAACGGCTCGGGGAGCGGCTCGACCAGTTCCAGAGCATCGCCCGCAAGGGGATCATGGCGTTCGAGATCCTGATCCTCAAGAACAAGATCCTCATGACCTGA
- a CDS encoding M48 family metallopeptidase: protein MRALLAAAYLVTIAVGLWLRALNLRHMKTHGSTVPPGFEGAVEAETLRKSVSYTIDQSRLGVAETLFDAALLIAFLFGGILAAYDRWIGPLSGSFVGAGVLFFVILTVAQTLLEIPFGIYGTFRLESRYGFNTTGPGLWLADLAKTTILAALLTSLLVAGAFTLVAWSPRYWWLWVWLLFAAVSIVLIFLSPVLIEPLFHRFEPVTEPGLEEEIRALARRAGLTVSRVMQVDASRRSRHSNAYFTGIGRVKRIVLYDTLIAQMSHREVLAVLAHEIGHWKRGHIRRRLILTEAGALAGAWLAWMAAGWDGLPLLVGLPTASFAARLVIVGFLASLATFPLTPLSSWLSRRHEREADRYACELTGDPEALAAALVKLSTENLSNLHPHPLYAAVYYSHPPVVERVRHLREMGMALKS from the coding sequence ATGAGAGCGCTTCTCGCAGCCGCCTACCTTGTCACCATTGCCGTCGGCCTCTGGCTGCGGGCCCTCAATCTCCGCCATATGAAAACCCACGGCTCCACCGTCCCCCCCGGTTTCGAGGGGGCGGTGGAGGCCGAAACGCTCCGCAAGAGCGTCTCCTACACCATCGACCAGAGCCGGCTCGGGGTGGCGGAGACGCTGTTTGACGCGGCCCTCCTGATCGCCTTCCTCTTCGGCGGCATCCTGGCGGCCTACGACCGCTGGATCGGCCCCCTCTCCGGCTCCTTCGTCGGCGCCGGGGTCCTCTTCTTCGTGATCCTCACCGTCGCCCAGACGCTTCTCGAAATCCCCTTCGGCATCTACGGAACGTTCCGGCTCGAAAGCCGCTACGGCTTCAACACCACGGGGCCTGGGCTCTGGCTGGCGGACCTCGCCAAGACGACCATCCTGGCGGCGCTCCTCACCTCCCTGCTGGTGGCGGGGGCCTTCACCCTCGTCGCGTGGAGCCCCCGCTACTGGTGGCTCTGGGTCTGGCTCCTCTTTGCCGCAGTCTCCATCGTCCTGATCTTTCTCTCCCCCGTGCTCATCGAGCCGCTGTTCCACCGGTTCGAGCCGGTGACCGAGCCGGGGCTCGAGGAGGAGATCCGCGCCCTGGCCCGGCGGGCGGGGCTGACGGTGAGCCGGGTGATGCAGGTGGACGCATCGCGGCGCAGTCGCCACTCCAACGCCTATTTTACCGGCATCGGCCGGGTGAAGCGGATCGTGCTCTACGACACGCTCATCGCCCAGATGAGTCATCGGGAGGTGTTGGCGGTGCTCGCCCACGAGATCGGGCACTGGAAGCGGGGGCACATCCGCCGGCGGCTGATCCTGACGGAGGCCGGTGCCCTGGCCGGCGCATGGCTTGCATGGATGGCAGCGGGGTGGGACGGGCTTCCCCTCCTCGTCGGCCTGCCGACCGCCTCGTTTGCCGCCCGACTCGTCATCGTCGGCTTTCTTGCCTCCCTCGCCACATTTCCCCTCACCCCCCTCTCCAGCTGGCTGTCGCGCCGCCACGAGCGCGAGGCGGACCGCTACGCCTGCGAGCTCACCGGTGACCCGGAGGCCCTTGCTGCGGCCCTGGTGAAACTCTCCACGGAGAACCTCTCCAACCTCCATCCCCATCCGCTCTACGCGGCGGTTTATTACTCGCACCCCCCGGTGGTGGAGCGGGTGCGGCATCTGCGGGAAATGGGGATGGCTCTGAAATCCTGA
- a CDS encoding amino acid ABC transporter permease, which yields MNEFLNFQVIADNIVYFMVGRFPHGPLGGLGLTLYLAVVSCILSFFGGLILGLLSIVKNPVVRYPAVLFINTVRGMPLLMVIFWMYFLMPALLGKTVPEAQTVIAGLTLFTSAYMSQIVRAGIEGIPKGQMEAAISTGLKHWQAMLYIILPQGLRNMIPSFVNQFVSLIKDTSLAFIVGVSELTHVATQVNNRTMAYPTEIFIFIAAVYFVLCYAFTSLSRWLEQRLAWRKAI from the coding sequence ATGAACGAATTCCTCAATTTCCAGGTCATCGCGGACAACATCGTCTACTTCATGGTCGGCCGCTTCCCCCACGGCCCCCTCGGCGGGCTCGGGCTCACCCTCTATCTGGCGGTGGTCTCCTGCATCCTCTCGTTCTTCGGCGGGCTCATCCTGGGGCTCCTGAGCATCGTGAAGAACCCCGTGGTCCGCTATCCGGCGGTGCTCTTCATCAACACCGTCCGGGGGATGCCGCTTCTCATGGTCATCTTCTGGATGTACTTCCTCATGCCGGCGCTCCTCGGCAAGACCGTCCCGGAGGCCCAGACCGTCATCGCCGGCCTCACCCTCTTCACCTCGGCCTACATGTCCCAGATCGTCCGGGCCGGCATCGAGGGGATCCCCAAGGGGCAGATGGAGGCGGCGATCTCCACCGGCCTCAAGCACTGGCAGGCGATGCTCTACATCATCCTGCCCCAGGGGCTGCGCAACATGATCCCCTCCTTCGTGAACCAGTTCGTGTCGCTCATCAAGGACACCTCCCTGGCGTTCATCGTCGGGGTCTCGGAGCTGACCCACGTGGCGACCCAGGTCAACAACCGGACCATGGCCTACCCGACGGAGATCTTCATCTTCATCGCCGCCGTCTACTTCGTCCTCTGCTACGCCTTCACCTCCCTCTCCCGCTGGCTTGAGCAGCGGCTCGCCTGGCGCAAGGCGATCTAA
- a CDS encoding amino acid ABC transporter permease: protein MLSYKFDWSVVTSGKYFEWLLSGVKVTIELSSLSIVLAFLLGLVIAVMRMSHIKPVRWVALGYLEFFRNTPLLVQIFFWYFGSYKLLPQAVNDWLTNTNFEFAAAVIALTIYTSAFIAEDIRSGVLAIPKEQMEAARSSGFSYLRSMQYIILPQAVRITVPPLVNQFLNLAKNSSLAMSIGVMEVTYQARQVESYTFKGFEAFTAATLVYLVISVVITALVHLYNTRVLNPHRAA from the coding sequence GTGCTCTCATACAAATTCGACTGGTCGGTCGTCACCTCCGGCAAGTACTTCGAGTGGCTCCTCTCCGGCGTCAAGGTGACGATCGAGCTCTCGTCTCTGTCGATCGTTCTGGCGTTTCTGCTCGGCCTCGTCATCGCCGTCATGCGGATGAGCCATATCAAGCCGGTCCGCTGGGTCGCCCTCGGCTATCTCGAGTTCTTCCGCAACACGCCGCTCCTGGTGCAGATCTTCTTCTGGTATTTCGGCTCCTACAAGCTCCTCCCCCAGGCGGTGAACGACTGGCTGACCAACACCAACTTCGAGTTCGCCGCGGCGGTGATCGCCCTCACCATCTACACCTCGGCCTTCATCGCCGAGGATATCCGCTCCGGCGTCCTCGCCATCCCGAAGGAGCAGATGGAGGCGGCCCGCAGCTCAGGCTTCAGCTACCTCCGCTCCATGCAGTACATCATCCTCCCCCAGGCGGTGCGGATCACGGTCCCCCCCCTCGTGAACCAGTTCCTCAACCTGGCGAAAAACTCGTCGCTGGCCATGAGCATCGGGGTGATGGAGGTGACGTACCAGGCGCGGCAGGTGGAGAGCTACACCTTCAAGGGGTTCGAGGCCTTCACCGCCGCGACCCTCGTCTATCTGGTGATCTCCGTCGTCATCACGGCGCTGGTCCATCTCTACAACACCCGGGTCCTGAACCCGCACCGGGCGGCTTGA
- a CDS encoding ABC transporter substrate-binding protein: MKRLVAGIMTATLVAMTGAALAAPPADTLAEVKKKGVLVAGVKDSLPPFGYIDEKSRQIVGYDIDFVNAIARKLGVKVELKPVTSASRMPQLQEGNIDLIAATMTKNPERAKQIDFSHTYFFTGQKFITRKGSVKSLKDLEGKKIGTAKGSTSEQNAKKALPSSTVLSFDDYPQAFLALQQGKVAAVTTDEAILAGILAKAPNKERFEIPNVQISDEPYGIGMRKGDKAFVDFVNKTILEMEKSGEAKKIFDKWFGPHTQFHLKRNFKITADK; this comes from the coding sequence ATGAAAAGACTGGTTGCAGGGATCATGACGGCCACTCTGGTGGCCATGACCGGGGCCGCCCTGGCGGCGCCGCCGGCCGACACGCTGGCCGAGGTGAAGAAGAAAGGGGTGCTCGTCGCCGGGGTGAAGGACTCGCTCCCCCCCTTCGGCTACATCGACGAGAAGAGCCGCCAGATCGTCGGCTATGACATCGACTTCGTGAACGCCATCGCCAGGAAGCTCGGCGTGAAGGTGGAGCTCAAGCCGGTCACCTCCGCCAGCCGGATGCCCCAGCTCCAGGAGGGGAACATCGACCTGATCGCCGCCACCATGACCAAGAACCCGGAGCGGGCGAAGCAGATCGACTTCAGCCACACCTACTTCTTCACCGGCCAGAAGTTCATCACCCGCAAGGGGTCGGTGAAGAGCCTCAAGGACCTGGAAGGGAAGAAGATCGGCACCGCGAAGGGGTCAACCTCCGAGCAGAACGCCAAGAAGGCGCTCCCCTCCTCCACGGTCCTCTCCTTCGACGACTATCCGCAGGCGTTCCTGGCGCTCCAGCAGGGTAAGGTGGCGGCGGTGACCACCGACGAGGCGATCCTCGCCGGCATCCTCGCCAAGGCCCCCAACAAGGAGCGGTTCGAGATCCCCAACGTCCAGATCTCCGACGAGCCCTATGGCATCGGGATGCGCAAGGGGGACAAGGCGTTCGTCGATTTCGTCAACAAGACCATCCTCGAGATGGAGAAGAGCGGCGAAGCGAAGAAGATCTTCGACAAGTGGTTCGGACCCCACACCCAGTTCCACCTGAAGCGGAACTTCAAGATCACCGCAGACAAGTAA
- a CDS encoding amino acid ABC transporter ATP-binding protein, producing the protein MIRFNGVHKWFKDLHVLNNVNLHVAPGEVVVVCGPSGSGKSTLIRTINQLEPIDQGQLVVDGMDLSDRKTDINKLRAEVGFVFQQFNLYPHLSVRSNITLAPIKIRKMAKKEAEEQAMSLLERVGLAHKHDAYPSQLSGGQQQRVAIARALAMRPKIMLFDEPTSALDPEMIGEVLAVMQDLARSGMTMVVVTHEMGFAREVAHRVTFMDHGVILEEAAPEEFFKNPQHDRAKQFLKQLLSPMH; encoded by the coding sequence ATGATCCGGTTCAATGGTGTCCACAAATGGTTCAAAGATCTCCACGTGCTGAATAACGTCAACCTCCACGTTGCTCCGGGGGAGGTAGTGGTGGTCTGCGGCCCGTCGGGATCGGGGAAATCGACCCTCATCCGGACCATCAACCAGCTTGAGCCGATCGACCAGGGGCAGCTGGTGGTGGACGGCATGGACCTCTCCGACCGCAAAACCGATATCAACAAGCTGCGCGCCGAGGTTGGATTCGTCTTCCAGCAGTTCAACCTCTACCCCCACCTCTCGGTGAGGAGCAACATCACCCTGGCGCCGATCAAGATCCGCAAGATGGCGAAGAAAGAGGCCGAAGAGCAGGCCATGTCGCTCCTGGAGCGGGTCGGCCTCGCCCACAAGCACGACGCCTATCCCTCCCAGCTTTCCGGCGGGCAGCAGCAGCGGGTCGCCATCGCCCGGGCCCTCGCCATGCGGCCGAAGATCATGCTCTTCGACGAGCCGACCTCCGCCCTGGACCCGGAGATGATCGGCGAGGTGCTGGCGGTCATGCAGGACCTGGCCCGCAGCGGCATGACCATGGTGGTCGTCACCCACGAGATGGGGTTTGCCCGCGAGGTCGCCCACCGGGTCACCTTCATGGATCACGGGGTGATCCTGGAGGAGGCGGCCCCGGAGGAATTCTTCAAGAACCCGCAGCACGACCGGGCCAAGCAGTTCCTGAAGCAGCTCCTTTCACCGATGCACTGA
- the gspN gene encoding type II secretion system protein GspN, whose amino-acid sequence MTPRRVLLTAGGVVAATALTLFFTYLLIPSRELEGVVTRLLAREGYTFRAARFGKAFPFGVSAGGVTIAGARGDLLRLDRATARLSLLSLLAGRVTVPFAAEIGAGRIRGEVSPRSGASRVTITGVRLQDVPFFRSVADADAKGLLTAEITVRGSGPAAAGSLKLEVKGADLRGVKIGETPLPDAGYDTVRGMIRLGGGRAAIDSFTLQGSELYVRLKGEFPLTTPVGAAPLNLTLELMPKPGLLDRQKLVFALLTKYLVTPGHYQMPIRGVLAKPLLQ is encoded by the coding sequence ATGACTCCCCGCAGGGTCCTCCTCACCGCGGGAGGGGTCGTCGCCGCCACCGCCCTCACCCTCTTCTTCACTTACCTGCTGATCCCCTCCCGGGAGTTGGAAGGGGTAGTCACCCGTCTTCTGGCCCGCGAGGGGTACACCTTCCGGGCCGCGCGGTTCGGCAAGGCCTTTCCCTTCGGCGTCTCCGCGGGGGGGGTCACCATCGCCGGAGCCCGCGGCGACCTCCTCCGTCTTGACCGGGCCACGGCCCGCCTCTCCCTCCTCTCCCTCCTGGCGGGGCGGGTGACCGTCCCCTTTGCCGCCGAGATCGGTGCGGGGCGGATCCGGGGGGAGGTCTCGCCGCGGAGCGGCGCGTCCCGCGTCACCATCACCGGCGTGCGCCTCCAGGATGTCCCGTTTTTCCGGAGCGTGGCCGATGCCGACGCCAAGGGGCTCCTCACGGCCGAAATAACGGTGCGGGGGAGCGGCCCGGCGGCCGCGGGGTCGCTGAAGCTGGAGGTAAAGGGGGCCGATCTGCGCGGCGTGAAGATCGGCGAAACCCCCCTTCCCGACGCCGGCTACGACACGGTCCGGGGGATGATCCGTCTCGGAGGGGGCCGGGCGGCCATCGACAGCTTCACCCTCCAGGGGAGCGAGCTCTACGTCCGGCTCAAGGGAGAGTTCCCCCTCACCACCCCCGTCGGCGCGGCCCCCCTCAACCTGACCCTGGAGCTGATGCCGAAGCCGGGGCTCCTCGACCGGCAGAAGCTCGTCTTCGCCCTCCTGACCAAGTACCTCGTCACCCCCGGCCATTACCAGATGCCGATCCGCGGAGTCCTGGCAAAACCGCTCCTGCAGTGA
- the gspL gene encoding type II secretion system protein GspL has protein sequence MTYLILEWTGAELIASRFLQRRGEFVLQGRERHPAGGEHGFGEALRNLSPAGDPCRIVLALPLSRFFSREIELPIRERRKLREILPLELKGETVLETDELVFDGLPLDDGKVLALWGRKRELALLIADAAAAGFEPEVVTAAPLSWGVLLPEEGEVGTAALSDGTALALFRDGAPFFFRPIAGGSAEIGQTLAALELGRGITVPRLWHIGPLAGDAESPPVSPPLLPVAAPLAAAFGGDLAAAGEGAGAWGVAHAVAAGEAVDFRSGELAWTKGREEALKRLRLPLILAALLLLLLVADAVVRYTLVRRDLNSLDASITSLYREIFPGRKKGVDEAAEVRAEIRRLGAGAGGGSPLATLKKLAEAKGDDVAGLYEVEIDGSQVRAKGDARSAQAVTDFRNRLAGAFATAEMGQITSKPDGSVSFTLRTSIKEGGR, from the coding sequence ATGACCTACCTGATTCTCGAATGGACCGGCGCCGAACTGATCGCCAGCCGCTTTCTGCAGCGGCGCGGCGAGTTCGTCCTCCAGGGGAGGGAACGCCACCCGGCCGGCGGCGAGCACGGGTTCGGCGAGGCCCTCCGCAACCTCTCCCCCGCCGGTGACCCCTGCCGGATCGTCCTCGCCCTCCCCCTCTCCCGCTTCTTCTCCCGGGAGATCGAACTCCCGATCCGCGAGCGGCGCAAGCTCCGGGAGATCCTCCCCCTGGAGCTGAAGGGGGAAACGGTCCTGGAGACCGACGAACTCGTCTTCGACGGCCTGCCGCTGGATGACGGAAAGGTTCTGGCGCTCTGGGGTCGAAAGCGGGAGCTGGCGCTCCTCATCGCCGATGCCGCCGCGGCCGGCTTCGAGCCGGAGGTGGTGACCGCCGCCCCCCTTTCGTGGGGGGTCCTTCTGCCGGAAGAAGGAGAGGTCGGGACGGCGGCCCTCTCCGACGGCACCGCCCTGGCCCTCTTCCGGGACGGCGCGCCGTTCTTCTTCCGCCCCATCGCCGGGGGGAGCGCCGAGATCGGCCAGACCCTGGCGGCCCTGGAACTGGGGCGGGGGATCACCGTACCGCGGCTCTGGCACATCGGTCCCCTCGCCGGGGACGCTGAGTCACCCCCGGTTTCCCCTCCCCTCCTCCCCGTGGCGGCCCCCCTTGCCGCGGCATTCGGCGGCGACCTCGCCGCCGCCGGCGAAGGGGCCGGTGCCTGGGGGGTGGCCCACGCGGTGGCCGCAGGGGAGGCGGTCGATTTCCGCAGCGGCGAGCTCGCCTGGACGAAGGGACGGGAGGAGGCCCTGAAGCGGCTCCGGCTCCCCCTCATCCTGGCGGCGCTCCTGCTCCTCCTCCTCGTCGCCGATGCCGTCGTCCGCTACACCCTGGTGCGGCGCGACCTGAACTCCCTGGATGCCTCCATCACCTCCCTCTACCGGGAGATCTTCCCGGGGCGGAAGAAGGGGGTCGACGAGGCGGCCGAGGTCCGGGCCGAGATCCGCAGGCTCGGCGCCGGTGCCGGCGGAGGATCGCCCCTCGCCACCCTGAAGAAGCTCGCCGAGGCCAAGGGGGACGACGTCGCCGGCCTCTACGAGGTGGAGATCGACGGAAGCCAGGTCCGGGCCAAGGGTGACGCCCGCTCGGCCCAGGCGGTGACCGACTTCCGCAACCGCCTGGCCGGCGCCTTCGCCACCGCCGAGATGGGCCAGATCACCTCCAAACCGGACGGGAGCGTCAGCTTCACCCTCCGGACGAGCATCAAGGAGGGGGGACGATGA
- the gspK gene encoding type II secretion system minor pseudopilin GspK, with protein MRRSRQSERGFALVLTLVVTALLVAVAAEFIHEVYVETSIHRNFLNLQQASLMAQSGVTGGVELIRNIRRAGDQAPLLQVMAKPLELEDEKGSISVTIEEEDGKLNLNSVTLPNGQPNDFFDQAEQRLLKILGLPAALHDTLADWVDEDDDPRPDGAESAYYQKLTSPYLAKNAPFATFGELTMVRGVTPAVRDALRPFATIYGTAGGSIDLNTAPPAVIRALDDDMTEGTVKNIVDHRRTTPFTTRGEVANLPGMETIAPRLGTKIDVKGYTYRFVSTATVGDAKRIVEAVYTFDGAPRYLYWREY; from the coding sequence ATGAGGCGGAGCCGGCAGAGCGAGCGGGGATTCGCCCTCGTCCTCACCCTCGTGGTGACGGCGCTGCTGGTGGCGGTGGCGGCGGAGTTCATCCACGAGGTCTACGTGGAGACCTCCATCCACCGCAACTTCCTGAACCTCCAGCAGGCGAGCCTCATGGCCCAGAGCGGCGTCACCGGCGGGGTGGAGCTGATCCGGAACATCCGGCGGGCGGGCGATCAGGCGCCCCTCCTGCAGGTGATGGCGAAGCCGCTGGAACTGGAGGACGAGAAGGGAAGCATCTCGGTGACGATCGAGGAGGAGGACGGCAAGCTCAACCTGAACTCAGTCACCCTCCCCAACGGCCAGCCCAACGACTTCTTCGACCAGGCGGAGCAGCGACTCCTGAAGATTCTCGGCCTGCCGGCGGCGCTCCACGACACCCTGGCCGACTGGGTCGACGAAGATGACGACCCCCGCCCCGACGGCGCCGAGTCGGCCTACTACCAGAAGCTTACGTCGCCGTACCTGGCCAAGAACGCCCCCTTCGCCACCTTCGGCGAGCTGACCATGGTGAGGGGGGTCACCCCCGCGGTGCGGGACGCGCTCCGCCCCTTCGCCACCATCTACGGCACGGCGGGGGGGAGCATCGACCTCAACACCGCCCCGCCGGCGGTGATCAGGGCACTGGACGACGACATGACCGAGGGGACCGTCAAGAACATCGTGGACCACCGGCGCACCACCCCCTTCACCACCCGGGGAGAGGTGGCCAACCTGCCGGGAATGGAGACCATCGCCCCGCGGCTCGGAACGAAGATCGACGTGAAGGGGTACACCTACCGGTTCGTCTCCACCGCCACCGTGGGCGACGCAAAACGGATCGTGGAGGCGGTCTACACCTTTGACGGCGCACCCCGCTACCTCTACTGGAGAGAGTATTGA
- a CDS encoding type II secretion system protein GspJ — protein sequence MSGISRSRTTAGRGHGGFTLLEMLVALLLLVIVAGALYSSYFSVVRARERTAEGTEERRALQGTLDRLHREIDAAFYQSGDKRSRFVVEDRDSYGKPASTLELVTVAPPAADERPASDLVAVKYTIKEKDGTLTLAREAADIYSSMKAIPYPQMESLQSFLVECDDGSQWVRSWDTALNPKLPKRVRITLAYRDGDKTVEFSLLARPRMR from the coding sequence TTGTCCGGTATCTCCAGAAGTAGGACGACGGCGGGTCGCGGTCACGGGGGGTTCACCCTGCTGGAGATGCTCGTGGCGCTGCTGCTCCTCGTCATCGTCGCCGGCGCCCTGTACAGCAGCTACTTTTCCGTGGTCCGGGCCCGGGAGCGGACGGCGGAGGGGACCGAGGAGCGGCGCGCGCTGCAGGGGACCCTCGACCGGCTCCACCGGGAGATCGATGCAGCCTTCTACCAGAGCGGCGACAAGCGGAGCCGCTTCGTGGTGGAGGACCGGGACAGCTACGGCAAGCCCGCTTCGACCCTGGAACTGGTGACCGTTGCCCCTCCGGCGGCCGACGAACGCCCCGCATCGGACCTGGTGGCCGTGAAGTACACGATCAAGGAGAAGGACGGCACCCTCACCCTCGCCCGGGAGGCGGCCGACATCTACAGCAGCATGAAAGCGATCCCCTATCCCCAGATGGAGAGCCTGCAGAGCTTTCTCGTGGAGTGCGACGACGGCTCCCAATGGGTGCGGAGCTGGGATACGGCCCTCAACCCGAAGCTCCCGAAGCGGGTGCGGATCACCCTTGCCTATCGGGACGGGGACAAGACGGTGGAATTCAGCCTCCTTGCCCGGCCGAGGATGCGATGA
- a CDS encoding prepilin-type N-terminal cleavage/methylation domain-containing protein produces MTPADTAGERRGERGFTLLEVMVALAIIAGTVFTVISAVNYHLSIAARDRDETAAILLARQKLDGLEDETEIPERSEGTFAPAHPDYAWEMATVPTEIPGFRKVTLSVSWEAKKRSVAFVRYLQK; encoded by the coding sequence GTGACGCCGGCCGACACGGCAGGGGAACGGAGAGGGGAGAGGGGGTTCACCCTGCTGGAGGTGATGGTGGCCCTCGCCATCATTGCCGGCACCGTCTTCACGGTGATCAGCGCGGTGAATTACCATCTCTCCATCGCGGCACGGGACCGGGACGAAACCGCCGCCATCCTCCTTGCCCGGCAGAAGCTGGACGGGCTGGAGGACGAAACGGAGATCCCCGAGCGCTCGGAGGGGACCTTCGCGCCGGCCCATCCCGACTACGCATGGGAGATGGCGACGGTGCCGACGGAGATCCCCGGCTTCCGCAAGGTGACGCTTTCCGTTTCCTGGGAGGCGAAAAAAAGGAGCGTGGCGTTTGTCCGGTATCTCCAGAAGTAG